A portion of the Dehalococcoidia bacterium genome contains these proteins:
- a CDS encoding TIGR03663 family protein: MLPQEVGGTLEAPAPASTPRWTLPLAWEVVLPLGLMGIALVMRLWDLGSRALHHDESLHAVYSWYLATGKGYRHDPMMHGPFQFHANALLFFLFGDSDFTARLLYALFGTALVGLPWLLRPQLGTAGALCASAFLAFSPTLLYFSRFARNDILMAVWAVLLIWCTWRYLESPRPGYLYALVAVLALAFATHETAYYLTLLTVGFLSVVGWRDLWDWLRARKGFAQFGPAGSLLLVLVTVTLPLWTPLVALLPGLAPTLANPDPAMGAVGLPRGAGWYVAIVLLATGFGVGVALGLWWNPRRWLVCAVIFYAIWLTFFTTVFTNPFGVFTGAWQSLGYWMAQQEVARGGQPWYYYFVVGWTYEFLPFLLALLGLATAWRAPLFIRFLAYWLVGSFILYTWTSEKMPWIMVNMAFPMALLGGYVVGRWVEAVPWRRAWERGAILAIPLVPVALMVGYRVVFLSPPEGALGPLWVLVWVGVWVAVGGLAMAFATRVGWRAGGALLGMGLVGMLGLLTLAAGWRATYRNGDVPYDLLVYTQTAPDIPRIAQDIEHIAHATGQKENMKILVDGADGFAWPWVWYLRRFPEAGYPDMTFSPLRAPVDAHVVLVNAVNIAPARAALGSDFVEARRYIHRWWHPETYRLASPRVFWEGLRDRKVWRRALDYWLYRKMGTPLGHIDAYLFYRADLLKAVP, translated from the coding sequence ATGCTCCCCCAGGAGGTGGGCGGCACCCTGGAAGCCCCTGCTCCCGCTTCCACGCCCCGTTGGACGCTCCCCCTAGCGTGGGAGGTGGTGCTTCCCCTGGGGCTGATGGGCATCGCTCTGGTGATGCGCCTATGGGACCTGGGGAGCCGCGCCCTCCACCACGACGAGAGCCTGCACGCCGTCTACAGTTGGTATCTGGCAACGGGGAAGGGCTACCGCCACGACCCCATGATGCACGGCCCCTTCCAGTTCCACGCCAACGCCCTGCTCTTCTTCCTGTTCGGGGACAGCGACTTCACGGCGCGCTTGCTGTATGCCCTGTTTGGGACGGCTTTGGTGGGCCTGCCCTGGCTGCTGCGCCCCCAGTTAGGGACGGCCGGTGCCCTCTGCGCCAGCGCTTTCCTGGCCTTCTCGCCCACCCTTTTGTATTTCAGCCGTTTCGCCCGCAACGACATTCTCATGGCGGTGTGGGCGGTGCTCCTCATCTGGTGCACCTGGCGCTACTTGGAAAGCCCCCGCCCCGGGTATCTCTATGCCCTGGTAGCGGTTCTGGCCCTGGCCTTTGCAACCCACGAGACGGCGTATTACTTGACCCTGCTGACGGTGGGGTTTTTGAGTGTGGTGGGGTGGCGCGACCTGTGGGACTGGCTCCGGGCGCGCAAGGGGTTCGCCCAGTTCGGCCCAGCGGGGAGCCTGCTCTTGGTGCTGGTGACCGTCACCCTTCCCCTATGGACACCCCTTGTAGCGCTGTTGCCGGGGCTGGCGCCCACCCTGGCCAACCCCGACCCTGCCATGGGTGCGGTGGGTCTGCCCCGGGGAGCGGGATGGTATGTGGCCATCGTCTTGCTGGCTACGGGCTTCGGGGTGGGGGTAGCACTGGGCCTGTGGTGGAACCCCCGGCGCTGGCTGGTGTGCGCCGTCATCTTCTACGCCATCTGGCTCACCTTCTTCACCACCGTGTTCACCAACCCCTTCGGCGTGTTCACAGGGGCGTGGCAATCCCTGGGGTACTGGATGGCCCAGCAGGAGGTGGCCCGCGGCGGCCAGCCCTGGTATTACTACTTCGTGGTGGGGTGGACCTATGAGTTCCTCCCCTTCCTGCTGGCCCTGCTAGGCCTCGCAACCGCCTGGCGTGCCCCCCTGTTTATCCGCTTCTTGGCCTACTGGCTGGTCGGCTCCTTCATCCTGTACACCTGGACCTCCGAGAAGATGCCTTGGATTATGGTGAACATGGCGTTCCCCATGGCGTTGTTGGGCGGGTATGTGGTAGGGCGATGGGTGGAGGCGGTGCCGTGGCGGCGGGCGTGGGAGAGGGGGGCCATCCTGGCCATCCCCCTGGTGCCTGTGGCCCTGATGGTGGGCTACCGCGTGGTGTTCCTATCGCCGCCCGAGGGGGCGCTAGGGCCCCTCTGGGTGCTGGTGTGGGTGGGGGTGTGGGTGGCCGTGGGAGGGTTGGCGATGGCCTTCGCGACCCGCGTCGGGTGGAGGGCGGGCGGAGCGCTCTTGGGCATGGGCCTGGTGGGGATGCTGGGCCTGCTGACCCTGGCCGCCGGCTGGCGCGCCACCTATCGCAACGGCGACGTGCCCTATGATCTGCTGGTGTATACCCAGACCGCCCCCGACATCCCCCGCATCGCCCAAGATATTGAGCACATCGCCCACGCCACCGGCCAGAAGGAGAACATGAAGATCCTGGTGGATGGGGCCGATGGGTTTGCCTGGCCGTGGGTGTGGTATTTGCGCCGTTTTCCCGAGGCGGGGTACCCTGATATGACCTTCTCCCCCCTGCGGGCACCCGTGGATGCCCATGTGGTGCTGGTCAACGCTGTGAACATCGCCCCGGCCCGCGCCGCCCTGGGAAGCGACTTTGTGGAGGCCCGCCGCTACATCCACCGCTGGTGGCACCCGGAGACCTATCGCCTCGCCAGCCCGCGGGTGTTTTGGGAGGGCCTGCGCGACCGCAAGGTGTGGCGGAGGGCATTAGACTACTGGCTCTATCGCAAGATGGGCACCCCCCTGGGGCACATAGATGCCTACCTGTTTTACCGCGCCGACCTGCTGAAAGCTGTGCCCTAG